In one window of Nitrospirota bacterium DNA:
- the mreD gene encoding rod shape-determining protein MreD: MNKTFFWALVALFAIAVQSVMLSGPKPDLVLIIVCFYALRKGQLHGMLFGGGTGLVLDAISGFIIGPQLLSKAIAGFLFISLKEKFFNWGILLNTLAILLIFILDSLVVFVCLETFTATSSIGRNLSLFIPGMYTVILGMLVYPILRPKEIKVEETLIN, encoded by the coding sequence ATGAATAAAACTTTCTTCTGGGCGCTTGTGGCCCTTTTTGCTATTGCTGTTCAGTCTGTAATGCTCTCCGGGCCAAAGCCTGACCTGGTGCTTATTATAGTTTGCTTTTATGCCTTGAGAAAAGGGCAGTTACACGGGATGTTATTTGGAGGTGGCACAGGGCTTGTTTTAGATGCAATAAGCGGATTTATTATAGGTCCTCAACTTTTGAGCAAGGCCATCGCAGGTTTTCTCTTTATTTCATTAAAGGAAAAGTTTTTTAATTGGGGTATTCTTCTGAATACGCTGGCGATTTTGTTAATTTTCATTTTAGACAGCCTCGTTGTCTTTGTATGCCTTGAGACCTTTACTGCAACTTCGTCTATCGGGAGGAATCTGAGCCTGTTTATTCCGGGCATGTATACTGTTATCCTCGGAATGCTTGTGTATCCAATTTTAAGGCCGAAAGAAATAAAAGTAGAGGAGACATTGATTAATTAA